The proteins below come from a single Desulfitobacterium metallireducens DSM 15288 genomic window:
- a CDS encoding aldo/keto reductase, with the protein MKKNHFCAGLPQVSELCFAVAPMGSLMSKVSEEEGAQLILAGLEQGINFLDTTDQIYRPYSRIKRALDQFSGDVVLAVHSTSPNQKEMLKAIEEARMALDRDYIDLMILHINKSTASLLKDKAGVFEGLLDAKSKGWIRAIGLSTHSVKLLQQAVEVEFIDVLNPVINLLGLGIFEGQLLDMLQVIQNGHASGKGVYAMKPLGGGRLATNPRESFNFVRRISEISSLATGMLTLEELQLNLEIFNDIPTFKNEAPIKLTFPRNRTLKRFSKFCKGCGICINNCPANAITLNEGKAHVDEEKCIFCGYCASVCPQFALRLD; encoded by the coding sequence ATGAAAAAGAACCATTTTTGCGCAGGACTACCGCAAGTCAGTGAATTGTGTTTTGCTGTAGCGCCAATGGGATCTCTGATGTCAAAAGTTTCAGAGGAAGAAGGGGCCCAGCTTATTTTAGCAGGGCTAGAACAAGGGATAAACTTTCTTGACACGACAGACCAGATTTATCGGCCCTATTCTCGAATAAAACGTGCACTAGACCAATTTTCAGGAGATGTTGTTTTAGCTGTTCACTCCACATCTCCTAATCAAAAAGAAATGTTAAAAGCAATTGAGGAAGCACGAATGGCTCTAGATCGAGATTATATTGATCTTATGATTCTACATATCAATAAGAGTACTGCAAGCTTATTGAAGGATAAAGCGGGAGTTTTTGAAGGTCTCCTTGATGCTAAGTCCAAGGGTTGGATTCGGGCAATTGGATTGTCGACTCATTCTGTTAAGCTTCTGCAACAAGCTGTCGAGGTCGAATTTATCGATGTACTCAACCCAGTTATCAATCTCCTCGGTCTAGGCATATTTGAAGGTCAACTTTTAGATATGTTGCAGGTAATTCAGAATGGGCATGCATCAGGTAAAGGGGTCTATGCGATGAAGCCTTTAGGCGGAGGACGTTTAGCCACTAATCCTCGTGAAAGTTTCAATTTTGTGAGAAGAATATCTGAGATTAGCTCCTTAGCGACTGGCATGTTAACCTTGGAGGAGTTGCAGCTGAACCTGGAGATTTTTAATGATATTCCTACTTTTAAAAATGAAGCTCCAATCAAATTGACTTTTCCGAGAAACAGAACTTTAAAGCGATTTTCGAAATTTTGTAAGGGGTGTGGTATTTGCATCAACAACTGCCCAGCAAATGCTATAACCCTTAATGAAGGAAAGGCGCACGTTGATGAAGAAAAATGTATTTTCTGCGGTTATTGTGCTTCTGTTTGTCCACAATTTGCTTTGCGTCTGGACTGA
- a CDS encoding CarD family transcriptional regulator, whose translation MFHVGDKILYPMYGAGIIEAIEEKEVLGQSQLYYILNIPHINMKVMVPTQKTSNLNIREVVEPETIDGALRDFNTGNTDPVIYDNKRSCNEINKERIKSGDIFKITEIIRDLTRKSKRNKNKLGMDDANMLNTARQILASEVVQVKGITQEQAVNLLNKVISTQEAINA comes from the coding sequence ATGTTTCACGTTGGCGACAAGATTCTTTATCCCATGTATGGAGCCGGAATTATTGAGGCGATTGAAGAGAAAGAAGTCCTTGGCCAAAGCCAGCTCTACTATATCTTAAATATACCTCATATTAACATGAAAGTTATGGTTCCTACTCAAAAAACCTCGAATCTTAATATTCGCGAGGTTGTTGAACCCGAAACAATTGACGGTGCCCTTCGGGATTTCAATACTGGAAATACAGATCCAGTTATCTATGATAATAAACGCTCCTGCAATGAAATCAATAAAGAGAGAATCAAGAGCGGTGATATCTTTAAGATCACTGAAATCATCCGAGATTTAACACGAAAAAGCAAACGTAACAAAAATAAGTTGGGTATGGATGATGCAAATATGCTGAATACGGCTCGGCAAATTTTAGCAAGTGAAGTCGTTCAAGTTAAAGGAATCACCCAAGAGCAAGCCGTAAATTTATTAAATAAAGTCATTAGTACTCAAGAAGCTATTAACGCATAA
- a CDS encoding arsenate reductase family protein gives MNIQIFGTKKCFDTKKAERYFKERKIKYQFIDLNEKALSKGELDSIKRSISLNDLFNKAGKVYKALNLEFIRSSSTREELLLNNPGLYTTPIVRNGQKATIGYHPEIWKEWE, from the coding sequence TTGAATATCCAAATTTTCGGTACGAAGAAATGTTTTGATACCAAAAAAGCCGAACGCTACTTCAAAGAAAGAAAGATTAAATATCAATTCATTGATCTCAATGAAAAAGCATTAAGCAAGGGTGAATTAGACAGCATAAAACGGTCCATTTCCTTAAACGATTTATTTAATAAAGCGGGGAAGGTATACAAAGCGCTAAATCTTGAGTTTATTCGTTCAAGTAGCACACGTGAAGAACTTTTACTCAATAACCCCGGGCTATATACAACACCGATTGTTCGTAATGGACAGAAAGCGACAATTGGTTACCACCCAGAGATTTGGAAAGAATGGGAGTGA
- a CDS encoding ABC-F family ATP-binding cassette domain-containing protein: MISTSGLTLRFGKRALFEDVNVKFTPGNCYGLIGANGAGKSTFLKILSGEIEPSKGEIVITPGERVAVLKQDHFEFEQYKVLDTVIMGHTRLYQIREEKDALYAKPDFSDADGVRAAELEGEFADLNGWQAEAEAAELLMGLGITKDLHEKLMEELDASLKVRVLLAQALFGNPNILLLDEPTNHLDLQSINWLENFLLDFESTVIVVSHDRHFLNKVCTHIADIDFGKVQMYVGNYDFWYESSQLALKLMKDANKKKEDKIADLQKFIQRFSSNASKAKQATSRKKLLEKLTIEDIKPSSRKYPYIAFTPDREAGNQLLAVEHLTATVSGEKVFENLSFIVNKGDKIAFVGPNSIAKTTLFQILMGEIEPDEGSFSWGVTTSQAYLPNDNSEYFETDLNLVDWLRQFSKDQDESFVRGFLGRMLFSGDETQKPANVLSGGEKVRCMLSRMMLSGANVLLLDEPTNHLDLESITALNDGLTHFSGTMLFVSQDHQFVETIANRIMEITPNGLVDRQMSYDDYLENETVQELLKTMYE, translated from the coding sequence ATGATTAGTACAAGTGGATTAACGTTAAGGTTTGGAAAGCGTGCCTTGTTTGAAGATGTCAATGTTAAATTTACGCCAGGCAACTGTTATGGCTTAATCGGTGCCAATGGAGCAGGAAAATCAACCTTCTTAAAAATTCTTTCAGGGGAAATTGAGCCCTCCAAAGGAGAAATTGTCATAACCCCCGGAGAACGGGTTGCAGTCCTTAAACAAGACCATTTTGAATTCGAACAGTATAAAGTGTTAGACACTGTCATTATGGGGCATACACGACTCTATCAGATCAGGGAAGAAAAGGATGCCCTCTATGCTAAACCGGATTTTTCTGATGCAGATGGTGTTCGAGCTGCAGAACTCGAAGGGGAATTCGCAGATCTGAACGGTTGGCAAGCAGAAGCTGAGGCAGCTGAACTCTTGATGGGACTGGGAATCACTAAAGATCTTCACGAGAAATTGATGGAAGAACTCGACGCAAGTTTAAAAGTTCGTGTTCTTTTGGCTCAGGCTCTTTTTGGCAATCCTAATATTTTGTTACTCGATGAGCCCACCAACCACTTGGATCTTCAATCGATCAATTGGTTGGAAAATTTTCTCTTGGATTTTGAAAGCACTGTTATCGTGGTTTCTCATGATCGTCACTTTTTAAATAAAGTGTGTACACATATCGCCGATATTGACTTTGGAAAGGTCCAAATGTACGTGGGGAACTATGATTTTTGGTATGAATCCAGTCAATTGGCATTAAAACTGATGAAGGATGCCAATAAGAAAAAAGAAGATAAAATTGCGGATTTGCAAAAATTTATTCAAAGGTTTAGTTCGAATGCCTCTAAGGCTAAGCAAGCAACTTCTCGTAAGAAACTCTTGGAAAAATTGACTATAGAGGATATAAAGCCGTCTTCCCGTAAGTATCCTTATATTGCATTTACACCTGACCGTGAAGCAGGTAATCAACTTTTGGCGGTCGAGCATTTAACGGCAACTGTTTCGGGAGAAAAGGTTTTCGAAAATCTTTCCTTTATTGTTAATAAAGGGGATAAAATTGCCTTCGTGGGGCCGAATAGCATTGCCAAAACAACTTTGTTCCAAATTCTTATGGGGGAAATTGAACCTGATGAGGGATCGTTTAGCTGGGGTGTAACGACTTCGCAGGCCTATCTGCCGAATGACAACTCGGAGTATTTCGAGACTGATCTTAATCTTGTTGATTGGCTGAGACAATTCTCTAAGGATCAAGATGAATCCTTCGTTCGCGGCTTTCTTGGGCGGATGCTCTTTTCGGGAGATGAAACCCAGAAACCAGCAAATGTCCTCTCAGGTGGGGAAAAAGTGCGGTGTATGCTTTCTCGCATGATGCTCAGCGGTGCGAATGTTCTCCTTCTCGATGAGCCGACTAATCACTTGGACTTAGAATCTATCACAGCACTTAATGATGGACTAACTCATTTTAGTGGTACGATGCTCTTTGTTTCTCAAGACCATCAGTTCGTTGAAACCATTGCTAATCGGATTATGGAAATCACACCTAATGGTCTCGTGGATCGTCAGATGTCGTATGATGATTATTTGGAAAATGAAACTGTACAAGAGTTATTGAAAACAATGTATGAATAA
- a CDS encoding amidohydrolase family protein: MKISCSSKHEIWNIPESGEALLAGYWSPEKGLVLQKSWVRWQEGKITLLEAADISYPFFCTSDNVFTWDSYYLMPGWLDAHVHLALDSLDFYQCLDNWSRPELIGMNIQNYLRHYLEQGIVAIRDGGDLPGFAWQAKQKVDSGEWIGPKILSVREAVQRKGKYGRFLGRGFNKIQEWRDLQEVFFAQGLDQLKIVVTGLIKFDTYGVVGPIQWRVEELKELVKSAHDRGIPVMAHASGNEGISVAIEAGVDSIEHGYYLTTEQLKRMHAKGIAWVPTVAPIGNILKYDSDRYSKQEKSVLTRILQGHLAKIQEAYQFKVSLGVGTDAGAFLVPHGDAFFDELDWFKEAGLPKDEIIRRASQGNAYIFGWPDFGTLKVGSAMNRLQLTSDPYDVTDRIHI; this comes from the coding sequence ATGAAGATTTCGTGCAGTTCAAAACATGAAATTTGGAATATACCAGAGTCCGGGGAAGCTCTACTCGCGGGATATTGGAGCCCTGAAAAAGGGCTGGTTTTACAAAAGAGCTGGGTTAGATGGCAGGAAGGCAAAATTACATTACTTGAAGCCGCTGATATTTCATATCCCTTTTTTTGTACCTCTGATAATGTTTTTACTTGGGATTCCTATTATCTAATGCCAGGTTGGTTAGATGCTCATGTTCACCTTGCTTTGGATAGTCTCGACTTTTATCAATGTTTAGACAACTGGAGCCGGCCTGAGCTGATTGGGATGAATATTCAGAACTACTTACGACATTATCTTGAACAAGGGATCGTCGCCATACGAGATGGGGGGGATCTTCCTGGATTTGCTTGGCAGGCTAAACAAAAGGTGGATTCGGGTGAATGGATTGGGCCTAAAATTTTATCCGTTCGCGAAGCTGTGCAGCGTAAAGGGAAGTACGGGCGTTTTCTAGGGCGCGGCTTTAATAAGATACAAGAATGGCGAGACCTACAAGAGGTTTTTTTTGCTCAAGGTTTGGATCAGCTAAAAATAGTGGTTACAGGCCTTATAAAATTCGATACTTACGGGGTAGTCGGGCCCATACAGTGGAGAGTTGAAGAACTCAAGGAACTCGTAAAGAGTGCCCATGATCGGGGAATTCCGGTAATGGCTCATGCAAGTGGGAATGAGGGTATCTCTGTAGCTATTGAAGCGGGTGTTGATTCAATCGAGCATGGTTATTATCTCACAACAGAGCAACTCAAGCGTATGCATGCAAAGGGAATTGCTTGGGTACCTACTGTTGCCCCTATTGGAAATATCCTGAAATACGATTCGGATCGTTATTCTAAGCAGGAGAAATCGGTCTTAACCCGAATACTGCAGGGTCACTTGGCTAAGATTCAAGAAGCCTATCAATTTAAGGTTTCACTCGGGGTGGGGACCGATGCAGGAGCTTTTCTCGTTCCTCATGGTGATGCTTTTTTTGACGAACTTGATTGGTTTAAAGAGGCGGGACTGCCCAAGGACGAAATTATTAGACGGGCTAGCCAGGGAAATGCTTATATCTTTGGTTGGCCCGACTTCGGGACCCTCAAAGTCGGAAGCGCGATGAATCGACTCCAACTGACAAGTGATCCGTATGATGTCACAGATCGTATTCATATTTGA
- a CDS encoding radical SAM protein, which yields MLRAITSDNIDQIQNPTYRNYAQIYNNIHQDFHHQIAAFGLPISDHSFLNVYDDKVIEMTEHGLKISNDYKSLTQGWVSPSCIACRKGVGTITFFISLNCPRNCYFCFNPNQQNYEYFLHHQNNLIEELNKLHEKGIVYKDIALTGGEPLLYKKETEAFFRHAKTLYPKAYTRLYTCGAFLDEEYLQVLKNVGLDEIRFSIKTDDSIEEQNVILEKIRLSKAYIPHVMVEMPVMPNDLEQMKDLLMTLDSIGFNGINLLELCFPLNNTQEFAKRGYQIKPTQYRVLYNYWYAGGLPIAGSEENCLHLLKFAQEKQLKLGVHYCSLENKYSGQIYNQNNPFRNTYTYCIMSEKDYFLKSAKVFGQDIAPVLAFLRKSGLKNYRKDNNYNYLEFPIAYLSKFKKQLPNLEVGICYYVVEQRDGENVLRELRVDYTTPLQHDFKMDI from the coding sequence ATGCTTAGAGCAATCACTTCAGATAATATCGATCAAATTCAAAATCCAACATATAGGAATTACGCACAAATATATAATAATATTCATCAAGATTTCCATCATCAGATCGCTGCCTTCGGTTTACCCATTTCTGATCATTCTTTCTTAAACGTCTATGATGATAAAGTGATAGAAATGACCGAACATGGCCTGAAAATCTCCAATGATTATAAAAGTCTTACTCAAGGATGGGTATCTCCTTCTTGTATCGCTTGCCGTAAAGGAGTTGGGACCATCACCTTTTTCATTTCCCTAAATTGCCCACGAAATTGCTACTTTTGTTTTAATCCAAACCAGCAAAATTACGAATATTTTTTGCATCATCAAAATAACCTCATTGAAGAATTAAATAAGCTACATGAAAAAGGGATTGTCTATAAAGACATCGCGCTAACCGGTGGCGAACCTCTTTTATATAAAAAAGAAACCGAAGCCTTCTTTCGTCACGCAAAAACACTCTATCCTAAAGCCTATACCCGTCTTTATACCTGCGGAGCCTTTCTTGATGAAGAATATTTACAAGTATTAAAAAATGTAGGTCTCGATGAAATTCGATTCAGCATCAAGACGGATGACTCTATAGAAGAACAAAATGTTATCCTGGAAAAAATAAGACTAAGCAAGGCGTACATCCCCCACGTTATGGTAGAGATGCCTGTAATGCCAAACGATTTAGAACAAATGAAAGACTTACTAATGACTTTAGACTCCATTGGCTTTAACGGTATTAACCTTTTGGAACTTTGTTTTCCATTGAATAATACCCAGGAATTCGCCAAACGGGGTTACCAAATTAAACCGACCCAGTACCGGGTTCTCTATAATTATTGGTATGCTGGAGGCTTACCCATTGCTGGTAGCGAGGAAAATTGTTTGCACTTATTAAAATTTGCGCAGGAAAAGCAATTGAAACTTGGAGTGCATTATTGCTCCTTGGAGAACAAATATAGTGGGCAGATCTATAACCAAAATAATCCGTTTCGAAACACCTACACGTATTGCATCATGTCCGAAAAAGACTATTTTCTTAAATCAGCAAAGGTTTTTGGACAGGATATAGCCCCAGTATTAGCCTTCCTCCGAAAATCAGGTTTAAAAAACTATAGGAAAGATAACAACTACAATTATTTAGAATTTCCTATTGCATATTTAAGCAAGTTCAAGAAACAACTTCCCAATTTAGAAGTTGGTATTTGCTACTACGTTGTTGAACAACGAGACGGGGAAAATGTTTTACGAGAACTGCGAGTTGATTATACAACGCCATTACAACATGATTTTAAGATGGATATCTAA
- a CDS encoding MFS transporter: MNQPLKQDSLENSSSFELTTVLIRVMAIGAGASVANLYYNQPLLVDMAQAFQVSPSRIGNISMLTQIGYALGMFFFIPLGDLRERRKLITSLLGAVILALLAMAFAPNITILELASFAVGLTTVVPQLIVPLAAQLAKPKEQGRVVGLIMSGLFLGILLARFVSGIIGHFWGWRAMYLIAAGFMIILLLLLRTYLPKCDPENSQITYPQVMRSLGQLILIQPILRKTSFMGGMLFGAFSLFWTTLVFFLKHPPYSYGSEIAGLFGLVGVVGASIAPFAGRLADKNTPRFVAGGAAGITLFSFMILGFFGQHLWGLILGIILLDLGVQSAQIANQTQVYSLLPNAKNRLNTVYMVTYFGGGALGSALGVYLWSAWGWQGVCWGGMSMVIFALIAWGSMKKKS; encoded by the coding sequence ATGAATCAGCCACTTAAACAGGATTCCTTAGAAAATTCTTCTTCTTTCGAGCTTACGACGGTCTTAATCAGGGTTATGGCCATTGGTGCAGGAGCCTCGGTAGCCAATCTTTACTATAATCAACCCTTACTCGTCGATATGGCCCAAGCCTTTCAGGTTTCACCAAGCCGTATTGGAAATATCTCAATGCTCACTCAAATAGGATATGCCTTAGGCATGTTTTTCTTTATTCCACTCGGAGATTTGCGGGAACGCAGAAAATTAATCACAAGTTTACTTGGAGCAGTAATTCTCGCCTTACTCGCAATGGCCTTTGCCCCTAATATTACAATATTGGAGCTTGCAAGTTTCGCTGTTGGGTTAACAACAGTTGTACCTCAACTCATCGTTCCCTTGGCAGCACAATTAGCAAAACCTAAGGAACAGGGCCGAGTCGTCGGACTCATCATGAGCGGACTTTTCTTGGGAATTTTACTTGCACGTTTCGTCAGTGGCATCATCGGGCACTTCTGGGGATGGAGAGCAATGTACCTAATTGCTGCTGGCTTCATGATTATTTTATTACTCCTTCTCAGGACTTATCTTCCCAAATGCGACCCGGAAAATTCTCAAATTACCTATCCACAGGTAATGCGTTCACTCGGGCAACTCATTTTAATACAACCCATACTCCGAAAAACGTCCTTTATGGGAGGAATGCTTTTCGGAGCGTTTAGCCTATTCTGGACGACATTAGTCTTTTTCCTTAAACACCCACCCTACTCTTATGGAAGCGAGATTGCCGGCCTATTCGGACTAGTTGGAGTCGTTGGAGCTTCAATAGCTCCTTTCGCAGGTCGACTTGCAGACAAAAACACCCCTCGATTTGTTGCCGGAGGTGCGGCTGGAATCACTCTTTTTTCCTTTATGATATTAGGCTTTTTTGGACAACACCTGTGGGGCTTAATTCTAGGGATTATTCTTTTGGATTTAGGTGTTCAGAGTGCTCAGATTGCTAATCAGACCCAAGTCTATTCACTCCTCCCTAATGCTAAAAATCGATTGAATACAGTATATATGGTTACCTATTTTGGCGGTGGAGCACTAGGTTCAGCTCTTGGGGTCTATCTTTGGAGCGCCTGGGGATGGCAAGGGGTATGTTGGGGCGGAATGAGTATGGTGATTTTTGCTTTAATTGCTTGGGGATCAATGAAAAAAAAATCTTAA
- a CDS encoding NfeD family protein, whose product MEPGFVSTLFILGIILLFLEIFIPGGILGGLGIVLFSIGIFLIVDSALQAILYIGGMLLALGILILLSFRFPRTRKFWKKFSLGTRQMKEAGYVAPEPSYEHFLGKRGVALSQLRPAGVAEVEGERLDVVTEGGFISQGTKIKVIEVEGTRIIVREE is encoded by the coding sequence ATGGAGCCAGGATTTGTATCAACCCTGTTTATATTAGGAATTATCCTACTATTTTTGGAAATCTTTATTCCTGGCGGAATTCTGGGCGGTCTAGGTATTGTGTTATTTTCAATCGGGATCTTTCTCATTGTAGATTCCGCTCTACAGGCAATCCTATATATCGGGGGAATGTTGCTCGCTCTAGGAATCTTAATCCTTTTAAGTTTTCGTTTTCCGCGAACACGTAAATTTTGGAAGAAATTTTCTTTGGGCACCCGTCAAATGAAAGAAGCAGGTTATGTCGCGCCAGAACCCAGTTATGAGCATTTTCTTGGAAAGAGAGGAGTAGCGCTCAGTCAACTCCGTCCAGCCGGAGTTGCAGAGGTCGAGGGAGAACGTCTCGATGTTGTAACTGAAGGAGGGTTTATCTCACAAGGCACAAAAATTAAAGTAATTGAAGTTGAAGGAACCCGCATCATAGTACGAGAGGAATAA
- the floA gene encoding flotillin-like protein FloA (flotillin-like protein involved in membrane lipid rafts) — translation MAATLMSFILLAIVLLIVGMLFTFIPVGLWISALAAGVNVGIFTLVGMRLRRVIPSKIVNPLIKAHKAGINITTEKLEAHYLAGGNVDKVVNALIAAERAAIPLQFERAAAIDLAGRDVLQAVQMSVNPKVIETPIVSAVAQNGIELKVKARVTVRANIDRLVGGAGEETIIARVGEGIVTSIGSSYSHKAVLENPDMVSRTVLEKGLDSGTAFEILSIDIADVDVGKNIGAQLQTDQAEADKRIAQAKAEERRAMAVAREQEMKASVQEMRAKVVEAEAEVPLALATALREGKLGVMDYYNMQNIMADTSMRDTIARTGKAESGDPSPKK, via the coding sequence ATGGCAGCTACGCTTATGTCATTCATTCTATTAGCAATAGTTCTACTAATTGTCGGTATGTTGTTTACATTTATTCCAGTCGGACTCTGGATATCAGCTTTAGCGGCTGGAGTTAACGTAGGGATTTTTACTTTGGTTGGGATGAGACTACGGAGAGTCATTCCTTCAAAAATTGTCAACCCGCTTATCAAAGCTCATAAGGCAGGCATCAATATTACAACTGAAAAGTTAGAAGCACACTATTTAGCGGGCGGAAATGTGGATAAAGTAGTTAATGCTTTGATCGCAGCGGAGCGTGCAGCTATACCCTTGCAATTTGAGAGAGCCGCCGCCATTGACCTTGCCGGTCGTGATGTCTTGCAAGCAGTCCAAATGTCCGTCAATCCAAAAGTTATTGAAACTCCGATTGTCTCCGCAGTGGCCCAAAATGGTATCGAACTGAAAGTAAAAGCTCGAGTTACTGTGCGCGCCAATATTGATCGTCTCGTCGGTGGAGCAGGAGAAGAGACGATTATCGCCCGGGTAGGAGAGGGTATTGTTACAAGCATCGGTTCGTCATATTCGCATAAAGCTGTCCTGGAAAATCCAGATATGGTTTCTCGTACCGTTTTAGAAAAGGGACTCGACTCAGGAACCGCCTTTGAAATTCTCTCTATTGATATTGCCGATGTCGATGTTGGTAAAAACATTGGTGCCCAACTTCAGACGGATCAGGCTGAAGCTGATAAACGTATTGCTCAAGCCAAAGCAGAAGAGCGTCGTGCCATGGCCGTTGCACGAGAACAAGAAATGAAAGCCTCCGTTCAAGAAATGAGAGCAAAAGTCGTCGAGGCAGAAGCCGAGGTTCCGCTTGCGTTGGCAACCGCCTTAAGAGAGGGTAAACTGGGGGTTATGGACTATTACAATATGCAAAATATAATGGCGGATACCTCGATGAGAGATACGATAGCCCGTACGGGTAAGGCTGAGTCCGGTGATCCCAGCCCGAAAAAATAA
- a CDS encoding CvfB family protein → MIQIGKFNRLRISNLVPIGAYLDAETGDRKDNVLLPEKQRPAEAKAGDFLDVFIYRDSENRLIATTRTPLAQVGELAYLTVTAKTKIGAFLEFGLERGLFLPFSEQKYPLEVGKSYLVSVYIDKSGRLCCTTEITQFLSSDAPYQKNDVVTGTVYQIQSEFGAFVAVDNLYKGLIPNTENFTELHAGDRVQSRVIRVREDGKLDLSTRRLSYQQMSIDAQLLLKVMQENDGNFPLSEKASPAEIEMMFHMSKSEFKRAIGSLLKSGRIQKTDKGFKLKLMNTEN, encoded by the coding sequence ATCATTCAGATTGGAAAGTTTAATAGACTTAGAATATCTAATCTCGTTCCCATTGGGGCTTATCTCGATGCTGAAACTGGAGATCGTAAGGATAATGTATTGTTGCCGGAAAAGCAACGCCCAGCGGAAGCTAAAGCGGGCGATTTTCTAGACGTTTTCATTTACCGGGACTCAGAAAATCGGCTGATTGCCACAACGAGGACCCCACTTGCCCAAGTTGGGGAGCTCGCCTATTTAACCGTTACTGCCAAAACAAAAATTGGAGCGTTTTTGGAGTTCGGCCTAGAGCGCGGTTTGTTTTTACCGTTTAGTGAGCAGAAGTATCCGCTTGAGGTCGGAAAAAGTTATTTAGTTTCAGTCTATATAGACAAAAGTGGTAGGCTCTGTTGTACAACGGAGATCACTCAATTTCTAAGCTCGGATGCGCCTTATCAAAAAAATGATGTCGTCACAGGGACGGTATATCAGATCCAATCTGAATTTGGTGCCTTTGTAGCCGTGGATAACCTGTATAAGGGACTTATTCCGAACACTGAGAATTTCACCGAGCTACACGCAGGAGATCGAGTTCAATCCCGTGTCATTCGGGTTCGGGAAGACGGTAAGCTAGATCTCTCAACGCGCAGACTTTCTTATCAGCAAATGAGTATCGATGCCCAGCTTCTTCTTAAAGTGATGCAAGAAAATGACGGAAACTTTCCCTTAAGTGAAAAAGCAAGTCCTGCGGAAATTGAAATGATGTTTCACATGAGTAAATCTGAATTTAAACGCGCGATCGGGAGCTTACTCAAATCAGGAAGAATTCAAAAGACCGACAAAGGCTTTAAGCTTAAATTGATGAACACAGAAAATTAG
- a CDS encoding NADH:flavin oxidoreductase yields MAKLLQPIQAGQLTLSNRLVMPPMATAKAEADGQVSQAILDYYAEKSAGGHLSLIIIEHSFIKPEGKASHNQLSVADDQMIEGLTKLAQVIQKNGSKAMMQLAHAGSQTAREITGFTPAAPSAVLNLRKGEELPHELTHEEIFELVKAFKHAARRAKIAGFDGVEIHSAHGYLLNQFLSPLSNKRTDEYGGTLLNRIRLHLQVIEAIRSEVGPDYPVFIRIGASDFMVGGTTLEDSQIAAREFEKAGVNGIDISGGFCGFTLPGITSQGYFSELSEGIKQVVSVPVILTGGIIEIEVAEQLLNEGKADLIGVGRALLRNSKWAEEGIIKLQREG; encoded by the coding sequence ATGGCGAAATTACTTCAGCCTATACAAGCGGGCCAACTAACCTTATCTAATCGTTTAGTTATGCCACCGATGGCTACGGCCAAAGCTGAAGCTGATGGTCAAGTGAGTCAAGCAATACTTGACTATTATGCCGAAAAATCAGCCGGCGGTCATCTCTCATTAATCATTATTGAGCATAGTTTTATTAAACCCGAGGGCAAGGCTAGCCATAACCAGCTTTCTGTTGCAGACGATCAAATGATAGAGGGATTAACAAAGCTAGCTCAAGTTATTCAAAAAAATGGTTCTAAAGCAATGATGCAACTCGCTCATGCCGGAAGTCAAACTGCCAGAGAAATTACTGGCTTTACACCAGCTGCTCCTTCTGCAGTTCTTAACTTGCGTAAAGGAGAGGAACTGCCTCATGAGTTGACTCATGAAGAAATATTTGAGCTTGTCAAAGCCTTTAAACATGCAGCTCGCAGGGCAAAGATTGCTGGTTTTGACGGAGTAGAAATTCATTCAGCTCATGGTTACCTTCTGAACCAGTTTTTATCACCACTCTCAAATAAGCGGACTGATGAATACGGCGGAACTCTTTTAAATCGTATTCGACTTCATCTTCAAGTGATTGAAGCCATTCGTTCCGAAGTTGGGCCCGATTATCCGGTCTTCATAAGGATTGGTGCATCTGACTTCATGGTAGGAGGAACAACTCTAGAAGACAGCCAAATTGCAGCTCGTGAATTTGAAAAGGCTGGAGTTAATGGAATTGATATTTCTGGAGGATTCTGTGGTTTCACTTTACCAGGCATAACATCACAAGGCTATTTCTCAGAACTCTCTGAAGGAATTAAACAAGTGGTTTCGGTTCCAGTTATTCTTACGGGTGGCATTATTGAAATAGAGGTAGCAGAGCAACTTCTCAATGAAGGTAAAGCCGATCTTATTGGAGTAGGTCGAGCTCTTTTGCGAAATTCCAAATGGGCTGAGGAAGGGATTATTAAACTACAAAGAGAAGGCTAA